One Verrucomicrobiota bacterium DNA window includes the following coding sequences:
- the tmk gene encoding dTMP kinase, which translates to MAAHLAHPGLFITLEGTEGCGKSTHIRLLANRLRELGYSPVTLREPGGTSIGEEIRHTLKHSHRNHAMTAETELLLMNASRAQLVREVIRPALQEGKVVLCDRFVDSTVAYQGYGRGLDLHRVQQVVELATGTLTPELTLLLTVPIAVSESRRLARRSRENAPRDRLEEEDRQFFLRVEEGFQAVAREHPERIRVVSSTADPKLVRGQIWSHVQALLDARVAAGWPVPQVRPTSSTC; encoded by the coding sequence ATGGCCGCCCATCTGGCGCATCCGGGGCTCTTCATCACCCTCGAGGGAACCGAAGGCTGCGGCAAGTCGACTCATATTCGATTGCTGGCCAACCGTCTGCGGGAGCTTGGCTATTCGCCGGTGACGCTGAGGGAGCCGGGGGGAACTTCCATCGGCGAGGAGATTCGACACACCCTCAAACACAGCCATCGCAACCACGCGATGACGGCGGAAACCGAGCTTCTCCTGATGAATGCCAGCCGCGCCCAACTCGTGCGCGAAGTGATCCGCCCCGCGTTGCAGGAAGGTAAAGTGGTGCTCTGCGACCGGTTCGTCGATTCAACCGTCGCTTACCAAGGCTACGGTCGCGGGCTCGATCTTCATCGAGTGCAACAAGTGGTGGAATTGGCCACCGGCACGCTCACGCCCGAACTCACCCTGCTGCTCACCGTCCCCATCGCAGTGAGCGAATCGCGGCGGCTCGCTCGCCGTTCCAGGGAAAATGCCCCTCGCGACCGCCTTGAGGAAGAGGACCGCCAATTCTTCCTTCGAGTCGAGGAGGGATTTCAAGCGGTGGCTCGGGAGCATCCTGAGCGGATTCGTGTGGTTTCCTCCACCGCCGATCCCAAGCTCGTCCGCGGACAGATCTGGTCCCACGTGCAAGCCTTGCTCGACGCGCGAGTGGCCGCCGGATGGCCGGTCCCCCAAGTCCGCCCCACTTCGAGCACTTGCTGA
- a CDS encoding DUF1573 domain-containing protein has translation MNLETAIQQRRDADEWPFSGLNLLERKELVSGPNPSIVRSMSVTFRFSLVQQIAIGLVLWQLAPAPAGLVAQESGGSSPTATKSLPPLPPIPKARLAGERPVRPLGRPINIPNALSVPTGPRAPGLDFPPAPLANPSAQFTGVSTPVAQPAGLPGTNPAVTVPMPEGILAWKTDAQEHHIKTGETNAHFVFAFTNVASSNVVITAVRTTCGCTTVNMPTLPWTIKPGQHSEFGIDVDVRRKVGVLSKPVTVETTAGYKTLTTRVHIPHLVNGDASQFPGSNSERSAERARNVALAAQDRQKVFKGECAVCHVEPTKGQMGETLFTAACSICHEGPNRATMVPDLASIKFPRDKTYWHHWITVGKEGSLMPQFAHKDGGPLSDEQIQSLVDFLLKKFPATAAATSAGTAP, from the coding sequence ATGAACCTGGAAACGGCCATTCAGCAGCGTCGAGATGCTGATGAATGGCCGTTTTCAGGATTAAACCTCCTCGAGCGAAAAGAGCTCGTCAGTGGACCGAATCCCAGTATAGTTAGGTCTATGTCGGTCACGTTTCGTTTTTCGCTCGTCCAGCAAATCGCCATCGGACTTGTTCTGTGGCAGTTAGCGCCGGCCCCCGCCGGCCTTGTTGCCCAGGAGTCGGGCGGGTCATCCCCCACCGCGACAAAAAGCCTTCCCCCTCTGCCGCCGATTCCCAAGGCCCGGCTTGCGGGAGAACGTCCGGTCCGTCCGCTGGGCCGCCCCATCAACATCCCCAATGCTCTTTCCGTTCCTACAGGTCCAAGAGCGCCGGGGCTCGATTTCCCGCCGGCTCCGCTGGCCAATCCCAGCGCTCAGTTCACCGGAGTTTCCACGCCCGTTGCCCAACCTGCCGGTTTGCCAGGGACAAATCCCGCCGTCACCGTTCCCATGCCCGAGGGGATTCTCGCTTGGAAGACCGACGCCCAGGAGCATCATATTAAGACCGGCGAAACCAACGCCCATTTCGTTTTCGCTTTCACCAACGTCGCTTCCTCGAACGTCGTGATCACCGCGGTCCGGACCACATGCGGATGCACCACCGTGAACATGCCGACTCTGCCGTGGACGATCAAACCCGGACAACACTCGGAATTCGGCATCGACGTCGACGTGCGTCGCAAAGTGGGTGTGTTGAGCAAACCGGTGACGGTCGAAACCACCGCAGGCTACAAGACGCTGACCACCCGGGTTCATATTCCTCATCTCGTCAATGGCGATGCGTCTCAATTCCCTGGCAGCAACTCGGAACGCTCGGCCGAACGCGCCCGCAATGTCGCCCTGGCGGCCCAAGATCGTCAAAAAGTCTTCAAGGGGGAGTGCGCTGTTTGCCACGTCGAACCCACCAAAGGCCAGATGGGAGAAACCCTTTTCACCGCCGCCTGCTCTATCTGCCATGAAGGACCCAATCGCGCGACGATGGTTCCCGACCTCGCGTCCATCAAGTTTCCCCGCGACAAGACCTATTGGCATCATTGGATCACGGTGGGCAAGGAAGGCAGCTTAATGCCTCAGTTCGCCCATAAAGACGGGGGTCCGCTCTCCGACGAGCAAATTCAGTCGCTCGTGGACTTCTTGTTGAAAAAGTTCCCGGCCACGGCCGCGGCCACTTCAGCGGGAACCGCACCTTAA
- a CDS encoding response regulator transcription factor produces MKSRTALDPIQIALVDDDASVAEALALGFSSLSGFHLAVHFSSGPEALAGLRDPAELPDVVLMDIRMPGMNGIECTRIIRGMHPTLPIIMLTGSSEGSTILEAFLNGASGYLLKPVQTSDCAAAIQKVLAGSECASPEATEQLIHCLRTGTEKAAGLETLTSREHQVLCGLIRQQTAKEIASELGITPATVNTHIHQTYRKLGVTTHLEAVQHFLDSTSHKHYQHLRFDHEPGNGHSAASRC; encoded by the coding sequence ATGAAGAGCCGTACAGCCCTAGATCCAATCCAAATAGCCCTTGTTGATGATGATGCTTCAGTGGCGGAGGCTTTGGCGTTGGGGTTCTCCAGCTTGAGTGGATTCCATTTGGCGGTCCATTTCAGTTCGGGTCCTGAAGCCTTGGCGGGCCTTCGAGATCCAGCGGAATTGCCCGACGTGGTTCTGATGGACATCCGCATGCCGGGCATGAACGGGATTGAATGCACCCGGATCATTCGAGGAATGCATCCGACCCTGCCGATCATCATGTTGACCGGCAGCAGCGAAGGTTCAACCATCCTCGAAGCCTTCCTCAACGGAGCCAGCGGATATTTGCTGAAACCGGTGCAGACGTCGGATTGCGCCGCGGCGATTCAGAAAGTTCTTGCCGGCAGCGAATGCGCATCCCCGGAGGCCACCGAGCAGTTGATTCACTGCCTGCGCACCGGCACCGAGAAGGCGGCAGGCCTGGAAACGCTCACAAGCCGCGAACATCAGGTCTTATGCGGGTTGATCCGACAACAGACCGCCAAGGAAATCGCGAGCGAACTCGGCATCACTCCCGCCACCGTCAACACCCATATCCACCAGACTTACCGAAAACTGGGCGTGACCACCCACCTCGAGGCGGTACAGCACTTTCTGGACAGCACTTCGCATAAACATTATCAGCACCTCCGATTCGACCATGAACCTGGAAACGGCCATTCAGCAGCGTCGAGATGCTGA